One window of the Eucalyptus grandis isolate ANBG69807.140 chromosome 8, ASM1654582v1, whole genome shotgun sequence genome contains the following:
- the LOC104416420 gene encoding probable pectinesterase/pectinesterase inhibitor 41 has protein sequence MSKPHAFLALPLLLLLLLFSFSSSNSLALEDDDIHARNASLVSAETACNSTPDPAFCLSTLPDANATSDVRHFGRYFMQRSFSRACRFLSLVDEHLLRVRAHLTAPEARALEDCRHVAVLNVEFLLKSSKLVDDKARELPAKEVDDVRTLLSAVLTNQETCSDGLQWAVASSRIKGGLPVRLSEDTKLHSASLALFNKGWSSRKGEAATRYSESTLMPLRLSQVSVNMSSLTRAFYASLSKKHIFAAGQHNTVLIRDIVVVKKDGSGNFTSINEAVRAAPNNVDGSNGYFLIYITAGIYHEYVYVNSNKKNLMMVGNGINRTVITGDRNAHDGWSILSSPTFTVEAPHFIAMDMTFRNTAGPEKGQAVAVRNSGDRSTFYRCSFEGYQDTLFTHFFRQSYRECDIYGTVDFIFGDATAVFEKCNVYPRRPQKGQYNAITAQARSNGDEETGIYFRNCTIRAADDLAKSNYYVETYLGRPWKDYSRTVYMHTFMDSLIHPAGWHDWNGTDFALSTLYYAEHNNTGPGSNTTNRVNWPGYHVISSDKEPDFGGSNFFPG, from the exons ATGTCGAAGCCACACGCCTTCCTtgctcttcctcttcttcttcttcttcttcttttttctttttcatcctcTAACTCTCTTGCCCTAGAAGATGACGATATCCATGCAAGGAACGCCAGCCTCGTCTCGGCGGAAACCGCATGCAACTCCACTCCCGACCCCGCCTTCTGCTTATCCACGCTGCCTGACGCTAATGCCACCAGCGACGTCCGCCACTTCGGCCGCTACTTCATGCAGAGATCTTTCTCCCGAGCTTGCAGGTTTCTCTCCCTGGTCGATGAGCATCTCTTGAGAGTGCGGGCACACCTGACAGCCCCGGAGGCCCGTGCCCTCGAGGATTGCCGCCATGTTGCGGTGCTGAACGTGGAGTTCCTTCTCAAATCTTCCAAACTGGTCGATGACAAGGCCAGAGAGCTCCCAGCCAAAGAAGTGGATGATGTTCGGACCCTGCTCAGTGCCGTCCTGACCAATCAGGAGACCTGCTCGGATGGTCTCCAGTGGGCGGTGGCCAGCTCGAGGATCAAGGGCGGTCTGCCTGTTCGCCTTTCAGAGGACACCAAGTTGCACAGTGCTTCCTTGGCGCTGTTCAACAAAGGTTGGTCCTCGAGGAAGGGCGAAGCGGCCACGCGATACTCTGAGAGCACACTAATGCCTCTTAGACTCAGCCAGGTCTCAGTGAACATGTCAAGCCTAACGCGTGCTTTTTATGCATCTCTAAGCAAGAAGCATATTTTTGCTGCGGGTCAACATAATACAGTGCTGATCCGCGACATAGTGGTGGTGAAAAAGGACGGAAGCGGGAACTTCACCAGCATAAACGAGGCCGTCAGGGCAGCTCCGAATAACGTTGATGGATCCAATGGCTACTTCTTGATCTACATAACTGCAGGCATCTATCACGAGTACGTTTATGTCAACTCGAACAAGAAGAACCTCATGATGGTCGGAAACGGCATCAATCGAACTGTGATCACTGGAGATCGCAACGCCCATGACGGATGGAGTATCTTAAGCAGTCCAACATTTA CCGTGGAGGCACCCCACTTTATTGCAATGGACATGACCTTCCGGAACACAGCAGGGCCAGAGAAGGGACAGGCCGTAGCTGTCCGGAACAGTGGTGACCGGTCCACATTCTACCGGTGCAGCTTCGAGGGGTACCAAGACACTCTCTTTACGCACTTCTTCAGGCAATCCTATAGAGAGTGCGACATCTACGGCACGGTTGACTTCATCTTTGGAGATGCAACCGCGGTGTTTGAGAAGTGCAATGTATACCCTCGCCGCCCCCAAAAAGGCCAGTACAATGCCATAACCGCTCAAGCGAGGTCCAATGGGGACGAGGAAACGGGCATCTACTTCCGAAATTGCACCATCAGAGCTGCCGATGACCTGGCCAAGAGCAATTACTATGTGGAGACATATCTAGGGCGGCCGTGGAAGGACTACTCGAGGACGGTTTACATGCATACGTTCATGGACAGTCTGATTCACCCTGCGGGTTGGCACGATTGGAATGGGACTGATTTTGCGCTGAGCACACTCTACTATGCAGAACACAATAATACCGGACCTGGCTCCAACACCACGAACCGAGTTAATTGGCCTGGATACCATGTGATTAGCTCGGACAAGGAACCGGATTTTGGCGGATCAAACTTCTTCCCTGGATGA
- the LOC104416421 gene encoding pectinesterase inhibitor 28, protein MKMSSLFASLLPLALCLALLGHSGVAAHGGHHAATNASAATNATTAAKASTTNLVDEVCAKLKRKDLCVLSLQSVPEVGSATDIGVLAIAALRFATTNASDTSAHIQGLLNDITLAPDVQQGLSDCAEHYVDAVEQLDDSLAALTVKAYGDVHTWVQTAIADADACEAVFQQVATGQDLLSHRNQIFRQLCNNALGIVKLLKA, encoded by the coding sequence ATGAAGATGTCCTCGCTCTTCGCCTCTCTCTTGCCCCTGGCTCTCTGCCTCGCCCTCCTCGGCCACAGTGGCGTTGCCGCTCACGGCGGTCACCACGCTGCCACCAACGCCTCCGCCGCCACCAACGCCACCACTGCTGCCAAGGCCTCCACCACCAACCTCGTGGACGAGGTCTGCGCAAAGTTGAAGCGCAAGGACCTGTGCGTCTTGAGCCTCCAGTCTGTCCCGGAGGTCGGCTCGGCCACCGACATCGGCGTCCTCGCCATCGCCGCTCTCCGCTTTGCGACCACCAACGCCAGCGACACGTCAGCGCACATCCAGGGCCTGCTCAATGACATCACGCTCGCGCCCGATGTCCAGCAGGGGCTCAGCGACTGCGCCGAGCACTACGTAGATGCGGTCGAGCAGCTCGATGACTCGCTCGCTGCGCTGACCGTGAAGGCATACGGCGACGTGCACACGTGGGTGCAGACGGCCATAGCCGATGCTGACGCTTGCGAGGCTGTGTTCCAGCAGGTGGCGACTGGGCAGGACCTCTTGTCTCATAGGAACCAGATCTTCCGGCAGCTGTGCAACAACGCCTTGGGCATCGTCAAGCTCCTGAAGGCTTGA
- the LOC120287632 gene encoding LOW QUALITY PROTEIN: exocyst complex component SEC15B (The sequence of the model RefSeq protein was modified relative to this genomic sequence to represent the inferred CDS: inserted 1 base in 1 codon), with amino-acid sequence MQSATKPRRKVAAAAADGGDSADKQDQLLLSSAICNNEDLGPFIRRAFTSGKPDSLLHHLRHFARAKESEIEEVCKAHYQDFILAVDDLRSLLSDVDSLKSALSRSNSTLQSVALPLLNSLDAFLEARTVSANIDLALASVASCIGLMDLCSRANLHLSGGNFYMALKCVDALEAQFLDKTPSSTVRIMLEKKIPEIRSYIERKVSKEFGDWLVEIRVVSRNLGQLAIGQASAARQREEDLRIKQRQAEEQSRLSLRDCVYALQEEDDDDVLSVGSESDGKSENGFSSFDLTALYRAYHIHQTLGLEDRFKQYYFENRKLQLTSDFQVSSMTPFLESHQTFFAQIAGFFIVEDRIMRTGGGLISKMEVENLWETAVSKMCSVLEDQFSRMQTANHLLLIKDYVSLLGVTLRRYGYLVDSLLDVLSKHRDKYHELLLSDCXKQITEALAADKFDQMLMRKEYEYSMNVLSFQLQASDIVPAFPYVAPFSSTVPDCCRIVRSFIEDSVSFLSYGGQLDFYDVVKKYLDRLLGEVLDGALLKIINTSSLGVSQAMQIAANMAVFERACDFFSRHAAQLSGVPLRVVERSRRQFPLIKCRAAAEEMLSGLLKQKVDGFMSLIENVNWMADDPPQSGNEYVNEVIIYLETLVSTAQQILPANVLKRVLQDVLSHISELIIGALFGESVKRFNVNAIMGIDVDVRLLESFADNQAPLFSEEEANQLKTALAESRQMINLLLSNHPENFLNPVIRERSYNNLDYRKVVTISEKLRDPSERYFSSFTTRGTKQNPKKKSLDALIRRLKDVN; translated from the exons ATGCAGTCCGCGACCAAGCCGCGGCGCAAggtggccgccgccgccgcggacGGTGGCGACTCCGCCGACAAGCAGGACCAGctcctcctctcctccgccATCTGCAACAACGAGGACCTGGGCCCCTTCATCCGCCGGGCCTTCACCTCCGGCAAGCCCGACAgcctcctccaccacctccgCCACTTCGCCCGCGCCAAGGAGTCCGAGATCGAGGAGGTCTGCAAGGCCCACTACCAGGACTTCATCCTCGCCGTCGACGACCTCCGATCCCTCCTCTCCGACGTCGACTCCCTCAAGTCCGCCCTCTCCCGCTCCAACTCCACCCTCCAGTCCGTCGCCCTCCCTCTCCTCAACTCCCTCGACGCCTTCCTCGAGGCCCGCACCGTCTCCGCCAACATCGACCTCGCCCTCGCCTCCGTCGCCTCCTGCATCGGCCTCATGGATCTCTGCTCCCGCGCCAACCTCCACCTCTCCGGCGGCAACTTCTACATGGCCTTGAAGTGCGTCGACGCCCTCGAGGCCCAGTTCCTCGACAAGACCCCGTCTTCCACCGTCAGGATCATGCTCGAGAAGAAGATCCCCGAGATTCGATCCTACATCGAGCGGAAGGTCAGCAAGGAGTTCGGCGACTGGCTCGTCGAGATCCGCGTGGTCAGCAGGAACCTAGGTCAATTAGCGATCGGCCAGGCTTCCGCCGCGAGGCAGCGGGAGGAAGATCTCAGGATTAAGCAGAGGCAGGCTGAGGAACAGAGTAGGCTCAGCTTGAGAGACTGCGTTTATGCCCTGCAagaggaggacgacgacgacgtgCTCAGCGTCGGGAGCGAGAGTGATGGAAAGTCCGAGAATGGATTCTCCAGTTTCGATTTGACCGCGCTTTACCGAGCTTATCATATTCACCAGACTCTAGGGCTCGAGGATCGGTTCAAGCAGTATTATTTCGAGAACAGGAAGCTTCAATTGACGTCGGATTTCCAGGTATCGTCCATGACTCCGTTCCTCGAATCGCACCAGACCTTTTTCGCACAGATCGCCGGATTTTTCATTGTCGAGGATCGTATTATGAGGACCGGCGGCGGTTTGATCTCGAAAATGGAAGTCGAGAATCTGTGGGAGACCGCGGTCAGTAAGATGTGTTCGGTTCTGGAGGATCAGTTTTCTAGGATGCAGACGGCGAATCATCTTTTGTTGATAAAGGATTATGTGAGCTTGTTGGGGGTGACTCTGCGGAGATATGGATACCTGGTCGATTCGTTGCTCGATGTATTGAGTAAGCATAGGGATAAGTACCACGAGTTATTGCTGTCCGATT GAAAGCAGATCACTGAAGCGCTTGCTGCCGATAAGTTTGATCAGATGTTGATGAGGAAAGAATATGAGTATTCGATGAATGTGCTTTCTTTTCAGTTGCAAGCTTCAGATATCGTACCGGCATTTCCCTATGTTGCGCCATTTTCATCGACTGTGCCGGATTGTTGCCGTATCGTGAGGTCTTTTATTGAAGATTCTGTGAGTTTCTTGTCTTACGGAGGGCAGTTGGATTTTTATGATGTGGTCAAGAAGTATCTAGACAGGCTCTTGGGTGAGGTCCTGGATGGAGCtctattgaaaattataaatacGTCCTCCCTTGGGGTTTCGCAGGCGATGCAAATTGCTGCTAATATGGCCGTATTTGAGCGTGCTTGTGATTTCTTCTCCCGTCATGCAGCACAGCTTTCAGGCGTTCCTCTGAGAGTGGTTGAGAGGAGTCGGAGGCAGTTTCCTCTGATTAAGTGCCGTGCTGCAGCAGAGGAAATGCTGTCTGGGTTGCTTAAACAAAAGGTTGATGGGTTCATGTCATTAATTGAGAATGTGAACTGGATGGCTGATGATCCTCCACAAAGTGGGAACGAGTATGTAAATGAGGTGATTATTTATCTGGAGACTCTGGTTTCTACCGCACAGCAGATATTGCCTGCTAATGTTCTCAAGAGAGTATTACAAGATGTCCTATCTCACATTTCAGAATTGATAATCGGTGCCTTGTTTGGTGAGTCAGTGAAAAGGTTTAATGTTAATGCAATCATGGGGATTGATGTGGATGTACGATTACTAGAATCTTTTGCCGATAATCAAGCTCCACTTTTCTCGGAGGAGGAAGCAAACCAGCTGAAAACAGCACTTGCTGAGTCGAGGCAGATGATCAATTTGCTTCTAAGCAATCATCCAGAGAATTTCTTGAATCCTGTCATTCGGGAGAGGAGTTACAACAATTTGGACTACAGGAAAGTTGTAACCATCTCAGAAAAGTTGAGAGATCCTTCAGAAAGGTATTTCTCTTCCTTTACAACAAGAGGAACCAAGCAAAATCCGAAAAAGAAATCTCTTGATGCATTAATAAGAAGACTCAAGGATGTCAATTGA
- the LOC104430459 gene encoding uncharacterized protein At5g01610, with amino-acid sequence MSLPKHLHLHVHPILIFVILLIFSTPASHSSAITNNSLTAYEVLEEYDLPIGLLPNGVLGYELDSSTGEFSVYLNGTCTFSIDSYELKYSSTVTGVISTDELSSLSGIKVKVWFFWLSIVKVVRDGDELEFSVGIASADFPVSNFDECPTCGCGFDCDSVGKTRKFRVKKPSWASS; translated from the coding sequence ATGTCCCTCCCAaaacatctccatctccatgTCCATCCAATCCTCATCTTCGTCATCCTCTTGATCTTCTCAACCCCAGCATCACATTCCTCTGCCATTACCAACAACTCGCTGACCGCCTACGAGGTCCTCGAGGAATATGACTTACCCATCGGCCTCCTCCCCAATGGCGTCCTTGGCTATGAGCTGGACAGCTCGACCGGTGAGTTCTCAGTGTACCTCAATGGGACGTGCACCTTCTCAATTGACTCCTATGAGCTCAAGTACAGCTCAACAGTCACTGGGGTCATATCCACGGACGAGCTCTCGAGCCTGAGTGGGATCAAGGTGAAAGTGTGGTTCTTCTGGCTCAGCATTGTCAAGGTGGTTCGCGATGGCGATGAGCTGGAGTTCTCCGTCGGGATAGCATCTGCGGACTTCCCGGTGAGCAACTTTGACGAGTGCCCGACTTGCGGATGCGGGTTCGATTGCGATAGCGTGGGGAAGACGAGGAAGTTCAGGGTCAAGAAGCCCTCTTGGGCCTCATCCTAG